Proteins encoded together in one Nostoc sp. PCC 7524 window:
- the glcD gene encoding glycolate oxidase subunit GlcD codes for MLTQDKQQRNWKPIIKAFEAVLGTNGVVQRREELITYECDGLTSYRQRPAVAVLPRTTEQVAAVVKICNQYAVPFIARGSGTGLSGGALPSDDSVLIVTSLMRQILSVDLDNQRIVVQPGVINSWVTQTVSGAGFYYAPDPSSQIICSIGGNVAENSGGVHCLKYGVTTNHVLGLKIVTPEGEIVDLGGQIPETPGYDLTGIFVGSEGTLGIATEITLRILKSAESICVLLADFTTVEAAGETVSDIISAGIIPGGMEMMDNISINAVEDVVATNCYPRDATAILLVEIDGLEIEVAENKKRVAEICKKNGARNVTSASDPETRLKLWKGRKAAFAAAGHLSPDYYVQDGVIPRTQLPYVLQEIEALSQKFGYQIANVFHAGDGNLHPLILFDNAVPGALEKVEELGGEILKLCVRVGGSISGEHGIGADKKCYMPDMFSTADLETMQWVRQVFNPQGLANPGKIFPTPRTCGEAANQNSNQQFAGVERF; via the coding sequence ATGCTTACCCAAGATAAACAACAACGTAACTGGAAACCCATCATCAAAGCATTCGAGGCTGTTCTTGGTACAAACGGGGTAGTGCAACGCCGTGAAGAACTCATCACCTATGAGTGTGATGGTTTAACTAGCTATCGTCAACGTCCGGCTGTGGCGGTGTTACCACGAACTACAGAACAAGTGGCGGCGGTGGTGAAGATATGCAACCAGTATGCTGTACCATTCATCGCACGGGGTTCTGGAACTGGTTTATCTGGCGGCGCTTTACCTTCTGATGACTCAGTTTTAATTGTTACTTCTTTAATGCGGCAAATTCTGAGCGTTGATTTAGATAATCAGCGCATTGTCGTACAACCAGGAGTGATTAATAGCTGGGTAACACAGACAGTTAGTGGTGCTGGATTTTACTACGCTCCTGACCCCTCCAGCCAAATTATCTGCTCGATTGGGGGAAATGTGGCGGAAAACTCTGGCGGAGTGCATTGTTTAAAGTATGGTGTGACAACTAACCACGTTTTGGGTTTAAAAATCGTCACACCTGAAGGGGAAATTGTGGATTTAGGGGGACAAATTCCCGAAACCCCTGGTTATGACTTGACGGGTATCTTTGTCGGCTCAGAAGGTACTTTGGGGATTGCTACAGAAATTACTCTCAGAATTCTCAAGAGCGCAGAATCAATTTGTGTGCTGTTGGCAGACTTTACCACTGTAGAAGCGGCGGGGGAAACTGTTTCTGATATCATCAGTGCGGGGATAATTCCTGGCGGGATGGAAATGATGGATAACATCAGCATTAATGCTGTGGAAGATGTGGTTGCTACTAATTGTTATCCCCGTGATGCTACAGCCATTCTGTTAGTTGAAATTGATGGTTTAGAAATCGAAGTGGCAGAAAATAAAAAGCGTGTCGCTGAAATTTGTAAAAAGAATGGGGCGCGGAATGTTACTTCTGCTAGTGATCCGGAAACTAGATTGAAGCTGTGGAAAGGACGTAAAGCTGCTTTTGCGGCGGCTGGTCATTTAAGCCCAGATTATTATGTGCAGGATGGGGTGATTCCTCGGACGCAGTTACCCTATGTATTACAAGAGATTGAGGCATTAAGTCAAAAATTTGGTTATCAAATCGCCAATGTATTTCATGCTGGTGACGGCAATTTACATCCACTAATTCTGTTTGATAATGCCGTTCCTGGTGCATTAGAAAAAGTGGAAGAATTGGGCGGTGAAATTCTCAAACTTTGTGTCAGAGTTGGCGGTAGTATTTCTGGAGAACATGGTATAGGCGCTGATAAAAAGTGCTATATGCCCGATATGTTCAGCACTGCTGATTTAGAAACGATGCAGTGGGTAAGACAAGTATTTAATCCCCAAGGGTTAGCTAATCCGGGCAAGATATTTCCTACGCCGCGCACTTGTGGGGAGGCGGCAAATCAAAACAGCAATCAGCAGTTTGCAGGAGTGGAGAGGTTTTAA
- a CDS encoding Uma2 family endonuclease, with protein sequence MVEQLLINNDDFYVPDANLLVTEDDTPVDNFASAKQQRLLVGSLYSSLQNQTFLAEANVGIYHTDKQPAIVPDVFLSLDVQTPENWWEKQNRCYMVWRFGKPPEVVIEIVSNQEGDELGKKLGIYEQMRVSYYIVYDSTQQLGENILRVYELRGRRYFETSETWLEQVGLGVTLWEGEFEGRQDIWLRWCYQDGSVLLTGDELAQQERQRAEQEKQRAEQAEERAQLLAERLRAMGIDPDTL encoded by the coding sequence ATGGTTGAGCAACTTCTCATAAATAATGATGATTTCTATGTACCAGATGCCAACCTGCTAGTCACTGAAGATGATACACCTGTGGACAATTTTGCATCTGCCAAGCAACAACGCCTATTAGTCGGATCTCTTTATAGTTCTTTACAAAATCAGACTTTTTTAGCTGAAGCTAATGTTGGTATTTATCACACAGACAAACAGCCTGCAATTGTACCTGATGTTTTCCTCAGCTTGGATGTCCAAACTCCTGAAAATTGGTGGGAGAAACAAAATCGCTGTTATATGGTTTGGCGATTTGGTAAACCTCCAGAAGTCGTGATTGAAATTGTTTCTAATCAAGAAGGTGACGAACTCGGTAAAAAGCTGGGAATTTATGAACAAATGCGAGTCAGTTACTACATTGTTTATGATTCAACTCAGCAATTAGGAGAAAACATCCTACGAGTTTATGAACTTAGAGGCAGACGCTATTTTGAAACCTCTGAAACTTGGTTAGAACAAGTGGGTTTAGGTGTGACTCTTTGGGAAGGTGAATTTGAAGGTAGACAGGATATTTGGTTACGTTGGTGCTATCAAGACGGTAGTGTTTTACTAACTGGTGATGAACTCGCTCAACAAGAACGACAACGTGCTGAACAGGAGAAACAACGTGCTGAACAAGCAGAAGAACGCGCCCAATTACTAGCAGAAAGACTAAGGGCTATGGGAATTGATCCCGATACCCTGTAA
- the miaA gene encoding tRNA (adenosine(37)-N6)-dimethylallyltransferase MiaA: protein MTKLIVICGATATGKSSLAVNLARRLGSVILSADSRQVYREFNIGTAKPTLAEQKVVPHYLIDICDPKDTMTVADYQEQAQALINSLAVSPLLLVGGTGLYIRSIVQGMKIPRVAPNYELRSQLESLGQTTLYGILQQVDPTAAQKIHPNDPVRTLRALEVFYVTGIPISAQQGENPPNYPILQIGLDCEVEKLDKRIHQRTEQMITDGLVAEVEYLCQKYGADLPLLNTLGYQEIKQYLRGEISLESAKELTVLHTRQFAKRQRTWFRAYPQIEWFDADDSDLLENVWQRVEDFINN from the coding sequence ATGACTAAATTAATCGTGATTTGTGGTGCTACGGCGACTGGTAAGTCTAGCTTGGCTGTGAATTTAGCTAGGCGGTTGGGTTCTGTGATTTTGAGTGCTGATTCCCGTCAGGTTTACCGGGAATTTAATATTGGTACGGCAAAGCCAACATTGGCAGAACAAAAAGTAGTGCCACATTATTTGATAGATATCTGCGATCCCAAAGATACTATGACGGTGGCAGACTATCAAGAGCAAGCACAAGCTTTAATTAATTCTCTGGCGGTATCTCCACTGTTATTAGTGGGTGGTACTGGTTTGTATATACGCTCAATTGTCCAAGGGATGAAAATTCCTAGAGTTGCACCCAATTATGAATTGCGATCGCAGTTAGAATCTCTGGGTCAAACTACACTTTACGGCATATTACAACAAGTTGATCCCACGGCTGCACAAAAGATTCATCCCAATGATCCCGTGCGAACTTTACGCGCATTGGAAGTATTTTATGTAACTGGAATACCTATTTCTGCACAACAAGGGGAAAATCCACCAAATTATCCGATTTTGCAGATTGGGTTAGATTGTGAAGTAGAGAAATTAGACAAGCGCATTCACCAACGTACTGAACAAATGATTACAGATGGGTTAGTGGCTGAAGTTGAATATCTCTGTCAAAAATATGGTGCTGATTTGCCTTTGTTAAATACTTTGGGATATCAAGAAATCAAGCAATATTTAAGGGGTGAAATTTCTTTAGAATCTGCCAAAGAATTAACAGTTTTGCATACCCGACAATTTGCTAAACGCCAACGTACTTGGTTTAGAGCATATCCCCAAATTGAATGGTTTGATGCGGATGATTCTGATTTGTTGGAAAATGTTTGGCAGCGTGTGGAAGATTTTATCAATAATTGA
- the gyrB gene encoding DNA topoisomerase (ATP-hydrolyzing) subunit B has product MTSSYSADQIQVLEGLEAVRKRPGMYIGSTGPRGLHHLVYEVVDNSIDEALAGYCTHVEIDLNADGSVTVTDDGRGIPTDTHSRTGKSALETVLTVLHAGGKFGGGGYKVSGGLHGVGISVVNALSEVVEVTVWRDKKVHTQRYERGVPVTELIAKPYKEARTGTSVTFKPDVQIFTTGTEFDYLTLANRLRELAYLNAGVKITFTDNRLELLKSETPKVEVYEYKGGIREYIAYMNREKQPLHEEIIYVQGERNNVQVEVALQWCTDAYTDNVLGFANNIRTVDGGTHLEGLKAVLTRTLNAIARKRNKLKENDSNLSGEHVREGLTAVISVKVPDPEFEGQTKTKLGNTEVRGIVDSLVGEVLTEYLEFHPSIADSVLDKAIQAFKAAEAARHARELVRRKSVLESSPLPGKLADCSSRDPGESEIFIVEGDSAGGSAKQGRDRRTQAILPLRGKILNIEKTDDSKIYKNNEVQALITALGLGVKGEEFDSSQLRYHRIVIMTDADVDGAHIRTLLLTFFYRYQRSLIEQGFIYIACPPLYKVERGRNHEYCYSDRELQEILAKFPANANYTIQRFKGLGEMMPGQLWDTTMNPQTRTLKQVEIEDAAEADRIFTILMGDRVAPRREFIETYGSKLNLVDLDI; this is encoded by the coding sequence ATGACGAGCAGTTACAGTGCCGATCAGATTCAAGTTCTGGAAGGTCTGGAAGCCGTCCGCAAACGACCGGGGATGTACATTGGTTCTACCGGGCCGCGAGGACTCCACCATTTAGTCTATGAGGTGGTAGATAACTCTATTGATGAGGCATTGGCAGGTTACTGCACTCACGTAGAGATCGATCTCAATGCTGATGGTTCCGTGACGGTCACAGATGATGGTCGGGGTATTCCTACCGATACTCACTCGCGGACGGGGAAATCAGCTCTAGAAACTGTGTTAACCGTACTGCACGCTGGGGGCAAATTTGGCGGTGGTGGTTATAAGGTTTCTGGAGGGTTGCACGGGGTTGGGATTTCTGTAGTTAACGCCTTGTCTGAAGTTGTAGAAGTCACGGTTTGGCGAGATAAAAAGGTTCACACTCAGCGATATGAACGGGGTGTTCCTGTAACTGAGTTAATCGCAAAACCCTATAAAGAAGCAAGAACTGGCACTTCTGTCACCTTTAAGCCAGATGTGCAAATCTTTACCACTGGGACTGAATTTGATTATCTGACTCTAGCTAACCGCCTGCGGGAATTGGCATATTTGAATGCAGGAGTAAAAATAACTTTTACTGATAATCGTCTAGAACTACTCAAAAGCGAGACACCCAAAGTAGAAGTCTACGAGTACAAGGGTGGAATTCGGGAATACATCGCTTATATGAACCGCGAGAAGCAACCACTGCATGAAGAAATTATTTATGTGCAGGGAGAACGTAATAACGTTCAAGTGGAGGTGGCTTTGCAGTGGTGTACCGATGCTTACACAGACAATGTGCTAGGTTTTGCTAATAATATTCGTACCGTTGACGGTGGTACGCACCTAGAAGGTTTAAAAGCGGTATTGACGAGAACCTTAAATGCGATCGCTCGCAAACGGAATAAACTCAAAGAAAATGATTCTAACCTCAGTGGTGAACACGTCCGCGAAGGTTTGACGGCGGTAATTTCTGTCAAAGTTCCCGACCCCGAATTTGAAGGACAAACTAAAACCAAACTGGGTAACACTGAAGTTAGAGGTATTGTTGATTCTTTAGTCGGTGAAGTCCTCACTGAATACCTGGAGTTTCACCCCAGCATCGCTGATTCTGTTCTAGATAAAGCCATCCAAGCCTTTAAAGCCGCAGAAGCAGCCCGTCACGCACGGGAGTTAGTGCGACGCAAATCTGTATTAGAATCTTCCCCGTTACCTGGGAAATTAGCTGATTGCAGTTCCCGTGACCCTGGCGAGTCAGAAATCTTTATCGTAGAAGGTGACTCCGCAGGTGGTAGTGCGAAACAAGGACGCGATCGCCGCACCCAAGCTATCCTGCCCCTACGCGGTAAAATTCTCAATATCGAGAAAACTGACGACTCGAAAATCTATAAGAATAATGAAGTTCAAGCTTTAATTACAGCTTTAGGTTTAGGTGTCAAAGGTGAGGAATTCGACTCTTCCCAGCTACGTTATCACCGGATTGTGATCATGACTGATGCTGACGTAGATGGGGCGCACATCCGCACCCTACTGTTAACCTTTTTCTATAGATATCAGCGATCGCTCATCGAACAAGGCTTTATTTATATTGCTTGTCCCCCATTATATAAAGTCGAACGGGGACGCAATCATGAGTATTGCTATAGCGATCGCGAACTGCAAGAAATCCTTGCCAAGTTCCCCGCTAACGCCAACTACACCATCCAACGCTTCAAAGGTTTGGGTGAAATGATGCCTGGGCAACTCTGGGATACCACTATGAACCCCCAAACCCGCACCCTCAAGCAAGTGGAAATTGAGGATGCTGCCGAAGCTGACCGCATCTTTACAATTTTAATGGGCGATCGTGTTGCACCTCGGCGCGAATTTATCGAAACCTATGGTTCTAAGTTGAATCTCGTTGATCTAGATATTTAA